GGGtttctttcttattatttgGCATATCCAAGGTGTTATTGTAAAAATGGGGGTTATAAAAATGGGGATTACCCAAGGTGTGATTGTTAcatgtattattatcacaGGTATGATTGTTAcatgtattattatcactGGTATGATTATTACAGGTATGATTATTACAGGTATGATTATTACAGGTATGATTATTACAGGTATGATTATTACAGGTATGATTATTACAGGTATGATTGTTAcatgtattattatcactGGTATGATTATCACAGGTATGATTATCACAGGTATGATTGTTAcatgtattattatcactGGTATGATTGTTAcatgtattattatcactGGTATGATTATCACAGGTATGACTATCACAGGTATGACTATCACAGGTATGACTATCACTCGTATGATTATCACAGGTATGATTATCCCCCATTTTCCCCATTTGGTTTCCCTCCATTTTCCCCATTTGGCTGTCCCCCATTTTGTCCATTTTGCCCATTTTGTCCATTTTGCCCATTTTGTCCATTTTGCCCATTTTGTCCATTTTGCCCATTTTGCCCATTTTGCCCATTTTGCCCATTTTGCCCATTTTGCCCATTTTGCCCATTTTGCCCATTTTGCCCATTTTGCCCATTTTGCCCATTTTGCCCATTTTGCCCATTTGTTTTTCCCccgttttattttttaatgccctattgttatttatttcatttcttaTGGACGCAATGGATCGTATGTCCACCGAATTTCTGAAAGCCACGGTGAGAGAAACAAAATtattagtattatatattaaggaggatttttttttttgtcgtCCATTTTTCAAATAAGAGTCATAAGTGCAGGTTTGTTGGGagttgatatatttattttttgtgtgtTTATTTGAAtggtgtatatttttttttagctgttcaaatataaaattacaattttttataGCTTTACATTTGATGggtataaaacaaatatttttaattaggAGGGGTTGAAAGTGAATATTTGAAAAGAAGAATGCTAGAAAATAAAATCGTAGAATCATAAAAGGAATATCTACTAATATAATACCAATCATGGCAGCATGTTTTTTACAAAAGTAGATATCTCCTAAATCtagatttttattatttttttctggtACAATAGATATGATAGGAAATGAATAAGCATTCAAATAAAGAGAGAATGAAATTAAGACTCCTCCCATAATTTTTATCCaaaaatttgtattttttataatataggACATTTTTACTAATGTGAATAAAAGTTCAAACATATCAAACAAATCTATAACTACATGTAATATTAAATCATTATGAAATAATTTCTCATTAGATATTGTTATATCATCTTCATATAATTGTTTATATGATTTTACAGATAAGGCTGTATATATTAGGGTACTCAAATTTAACAACAGAAATATCACACacttattataataatcctTTGTCATATCtgctaaaaaaaaattatcattaaatgcaaaaaaatacataaatattacttttattgaaatagaatatacatataacacCCAACATTTACCCCCTTTCACAGCACTAAATGATTGAGAgttattaaagaaaaaatgaataaaaatatatatatcaaataaacATAGTAACAATATCAATTTGTTATATTCAAAAAGGATGTAGTACAACCCTAGTTGTTGTACAAGGAAAATAACCAAGTTCAAAAGGAACGATATACGCCACCCGTTCAATATTTTGTTgatcattatataatgacaaaaaaaaaaaaaaaaaaaaaaaaaaaaaaaaacaaaaaaaaaaaaaaacaatacaaTACAATACAATTAAtgcaaatttttattatgttgatctaaatttttttttaaaggacAAATTATAATCTCTAGGCACAtaacaaaatgataaataaaaatatattcctaCATTATAGATTATTACATATTCGTATAATTAATAACAAATGATAACATATACAAAAATGACAAAATTTTACCACTTCTGGTAAaacataagaaaaaaaaatatatatatatgtatatatatatatatatatatatatatatatatttatttatttatttattatatatattatatatatatatatttttttttttttttttttttttttttttttttttttttttttttttatttattcatttggGTGtactatttaaaaaaaacaaatatgtaTCCCAATTTTTAGAACAGGTTTTCTCAGGAATATAAAGTGCACACATAATTTGGgggcaaaaaaaaaaaaaaaaaaaaggaaataatattaaggcatatacaattaaaaatgaggatacataattattgttttatattatatttttattttttgataacCAGATCATTTATACCActtgattattattaaagaGGAAAAGAAGGGTATGTATAAAggtatactatatatatattattatctcttaataaaaagtaaagGGGGGTAATATAAACATGAGACaaattttaagaaatattttgCGTGTAACATATGGAAAAGAAAGGGGGAGGgggggggaaaaaaaaaaaaaagaaagaacattatttattattatttgatttttttttttttttatatatataaaaaatgtggtACCCTGTAAAAATTGTCTAACATGATAAttgtaatttatttattatatgtgttCCTCTGTAtggtatataaaacatatatataataggtatgtattaatttatatcattttattcttttaaccTTTAtggtttattattatttttttttaattttttttatttttttttattttttttttctttctcatACCATTTTGCACGTGTGCAATATTTCTCCTTTTCTATTCTCAAGGGAAAATATaagaatgataatatattattacttttataatttaaaatatttgataaaatatatgagtatattatagaatataataaaaattctcTTCTTAGGTATTTACCATAAATGaatggataaaaataaatatatgtgcaATTTTTTTCTAACTTTAAtctttctaatatatatctaataatatatatatatatatatatatatatatatcgcAATATATaatccattttttatatcttttttacatatatgaattatagattatattatatgttctcctatatttaatttgatatattaatatattattattactctggagttttctcttttttttttcctcccttataattaatatattaaagaaaatacgGAAATAAGCCTGGaacatatacaaataaaaaaaaaaaaaaaatatatatatatatatatatttatttatttatttatttatctatatatatctatctatatatctatatatctatatatccatctccatatatatattttcttttttaacatgtatacttttttataaaaaaataaaaaaaaggataagagggaaaataaaaattatgtgatggaagaaaaaaaaaaaataaacaacaaGTCAAACAGTCGAGTTTCTAATGATGATACGAATAaagagaaaagaaaaaagttaAAACCTATACAAGTCAGAAGAAGCattaaagatataataatttcacATAATccatatgattatatatataattataaaggaAATGATATCGATATATTCGATATTAATAAACATGATAAGATTGTAAAAGATAGAACGAGTGAGATAGAAgaaaattcaaatatatttatagaaaatgaaatattagataataatgaaatgttGTTGAGAAAAGAATTAAacgaattaataaataaagatgatTTAAGCGAAGACATgaaaaatgatattaaaGCTCTTTATATTGAAGTACAAGAaatgtatttaatattaaaaaatgatataaaaaataatattccgTCATctgatgaaataataaaattatatctgGCAGATGATCAAAAAGATAAAAGTACGAATATTATATGGAAAagattttgtttttataaattattgagtgataaattaaatgacTTACATATATCTACCATATCTTCATATAGacatacatatttaaaaacgatatatatatggtacaaaaaaaataagaagtTGTTATTTAATACGGATGATAACAAAGAAGTGTTTGGGGGGAACAATATTGTAGGTGAAATAAATGAGGTAGACGAAAAAAATGAGagtgatgaaaaaaatgaggtagatgaaaaaaatgagggTGGCGAAAAAAATGTAGACGAAAAAAATGAGGGTGGCGAAAAAAATGTAGACGAAAAAAATGAGggtgatgaaaaaaatataacaaaccagaatgaaataattaaaaataaggaCCCTTTGAATTGTCATACCAAAAAGGAAGAAacagaaaaagaaatgaaaaaggaTTATGCGAAAAAAATATCACACAATTTTGATGAAACATTACAAGaagaaatgaataaaattaaaaaagaacatGAGATAAAAGAAAACGACATAAACTTGTTAGTATATAATGAAGAACCTCATGATGTGTTAAATAAGTACACATTTCCAAATGATGTATTCctattaaataatacaaaaattagtgataaaaatataaaaaacgtGAAAGAAGAACAAAATGTTGTAAGTAATGatttaaatgtattattattaagaaatgataaagatgaagaagataaGTATGCTAAAGGTATTTGTGAACATGTATCCTTagacatatttataaataataatgatgcgTTTAACATAAACACCAATGATGCGTTTAATATAAACACCAATGATACGTTTAATATAAACACCAATGATGCGTTTAACATAAACACCAATGATGCGTTTAACATAAACACCAATGATGCGTTTAACATAAACACCAATGATACGTTTAATATAAACACCAATGATACGTTTAATATAAAGACCAACGATACGCTtagtataaataattataatttagaCATAAAAGAAGAGCATAAAAATGTACCCATACCTTTACAtacaaacaaaataaaagaactagaagaagaaattaaaaaacaaaaattgttaatcaaaaaaaaagaaatagaaaTTATTAATTCTCCTATAGGTATTAAATTTAAAGATATTTTTGGAAAATTTCAAGATataaacaattaaaaaataaaatatatatatatatatatatatatatatatatatatatatatatatatatgtatgtgcatttatgtgtatacttttttttttttttttttttttttacattttattgtattatatattctttctttctttttttctttttttttttttttttttttttttttttgtatacttCTTTCAATTTTtacattaataataatttagcGTATTTCCAAAAAGTATCATATaatcatatgaatatttctgatatgctttttttttttttttttcaaaatccAAAAGGTCTATTCCTTTATGATGAtctacaaaataaaatatacataatatatatacataatatatatatataatatatatatatatatatattttttttttttttttttgtacccTCATTTCTATGGGCATATATTGCCTGTGCAAGTATGTATTCCATGGCGACatttctatttatttttgaaaaaattaaataaagggtagataatataatattaataaagaagagagttaatataaataaagaatttatatatttatatcttaaagatattaatagagaaataaaatataaaattaatttaaatgttatttctttaatatgagaaaaaaaaaggaagttATCTAATCTTgtgtttttaataaaattatttcctataattattttatttagtGATATGGGagaattcatatatttaattaattttatgatTAATGATGAAATAACAGATATAGATTCTGATACATTGTTTGTTTTGTAATTTACAttagtaatattattttttttatcattctcttttttttttttttttatgtggaTCTTGTACTTATGTGTGATGTATCTCCTTCCTagtaacatataaataaaaatgtagagATCAGCTAGAAAAAGATAAACCTGTTCATGTCGACacgtaaaaaaaaagagaaatatatatgggtatatatatatatatatatatatatatatatatatgtatatatgtatatattaatgtttgttcattattataatgtagGAGTAATTATCCCAATTTAcaatgttatataatattatgataatccatatgcacattttttttattattttttttttttttatttttttatttttttttttttttattttttatttttttatttttaccaaatatataaagaccAATAAAACTATCACAATATTCTTACTTCTGTTAAAGTAATTCAGGTAATCATAGGAGGGATTATATTGCGACATGGTAATTAATACGAATGTATAGGagaatatattgaaaaagtGAAAAAGAGGCATAAATAGAGCATCAAAAAAAGAtgaggaaaaaatatataggaaaaatgaagataatgtatatgataaaataataataaaattaattttaagtATTACACatgattttataatattataattatgattatatgtaaattcatataaacatttattaaataattcatcAAAATGAAATGTATAAGTAATTACCAAAATAGTAATTTTTATagctataaaaataaaaaagaaaaaaataataaaaaaatatcttaTGGAATATTTCTcaatattatctatataacaagatatatatttttttatgcttattccattatattttaaataaaaaaaatataaggacctttttattttttcataattcaaatgttttattcttttgtaattaatataatctatatcatctatatttattataatatcgCTAAATCGGCTAGTAtagttacaaaaaaaatttttatcaaaatttatgttcttatcaaaaaatattttggtGTTAGTAGAATGAATATCCATTTTGTCCATATTTCTGCTCCAATATTTTTGCTTATTACTTTGAATTTCCATATCtttatttgaatataaaGGTACATCTTGAAATCCGTTTATGTTTACATTATCGTTTATATTTGTGATAATTTTATGTCTATCCCTTTTTTCCTTCggattctttttttttttgtttttttttttatgattgtGATATTTGCATTTTCTATAAATCCTTGCTCCGTGTATAATTATGAAGCAGacattttttatcataaataaTAGCGAGCCTATGTTAAAAGAAAGGGTTCTTAGGTTTGTTATGGGACATGGTccagaataaaaataaataaatatatatatatatatatatatatatatatatgtatgtatgtatgtatgtatgtatgtatgtatgtatgtatgtatgtatgtatgtatgtatgtatgtatgtatatatgtatatatatatgtatatatgtgcgTGTCTTAtgtttacatattatttttttacattacaTGAAACCGTTTGTAGCATAAAAAATAGTAGGAGTCGAGATAAGAAGAAAGATATATCTGTTAAAAGAAAACTATATatgcttatatattttaaacatGACATAGCATCTCCTGCAACTTTGGAAAACTCCTTTTGTTTATTAATAGTTATATTGTtagatgtattattattagatgagttattgttataataataaggagaattaatatatttatatgaattattataagCCGAGGAATCATTTTtgtattgttttatattaatcataTTGGATGTTTTAATATGATTATAGGTATTATATGTATCTTGATCATtgtgtgtattatatttattggaGTAAATTTTGTATATGTCTTCTTCTTTGTTGTTaggattattattatgtaatgATGGTTTATGTTTTATGAATTtactacatatattattattacaatgtatattattacaatgtatattattattacaatgtatattattactatttatattattactatttatattattactatttatattattactatttatattattactatttatattatttttatttttaatttttaatattgaaGGGATTTCCTCATAAGAATAATTTGGGAAAGAATATGCGTGCAGCGATATGTTTAGAGCTATTAAAATTCCGaaggtaataaatataacttcatatatatttatagttaaattgtaaaaatgtactattttgtttttatccAGAATTTTGTCTGAAAAAATATGTGTgtctttaaatatattgatttCATCTTTTAGAcggaaataatataaaaagaaataagaataggaagaataaaaaaattgagaTATGTCTATAAAATCAATAGAAACATGagtaataattaaaaagaataatatatgttctatgctaattttatgtatatttaaaatataaaaatcatttatataaaataaaagaatgtAAACTAAAATGGTTATAAGAATACATATAGTAACAATCATAAGTTTTGTATTGAATGTATTATAGTATTGTGAGATATATGAAGAATAAGCATtgtaactatatatataataataataattattattattaagaaaaaCACTACtcctattataattattatggttGTAGTCCATTATAATCTTGTCCTTTTTAGTgctattcataatatattgaggaaatgataaaaaataaattaatgttatttttgttactatgctatatatatatattatatacatttgaatattatttatagacCTTATAAGGAAATATgttaaacatattaataatataatatctactaataataaaaatattctatttatatttatattccaggataataataattcttgtaataaaaaaacaataaataatattatttttaaaaagaaaatcacTCCTTTCATCTTGATACaaacatttaaataaataaataaaaaaaaatatatataaaaagggaaaaatatataaatagatacacacatacatacatacatacatacatacatatgtatatatcacATGTGTGACATTttgcatatattattatttctattttcttattaaaaatttgtaATAACAAGTATACATAATTggtcttttatttttgtgttcctgaatttttttattttatataataagtaaaataaaaggaaGAAATAGTACTTAcgcaaaaaataaaaaaaaaataaaatgaaaaggattatatatatatatatatatattatacatatatattatacatatatattatacatattagagtgctatatatatatattttttttttttttttttttttttttttttttttttttcttattatccCCCAAAAAATATCTATGATGGTACATTCCCtcaataatttatttttcatgatgtagtgtatataaaaacaacttatttaattttaaaggaaaaaaaaaataaaataaaaataaataaataaatatatatatatatttaatgtacatgtttattttatcatactatatatttatatttatatttatttatttatgtccTGATAAATATGTATAGTATTATATGAAGGAATACAGCTCG
This sequence is a window from Plasmodium falciparum 3D7 genome assembly, chromosome: 2. Protein-coding genes within it:
- a CDS encoding TMEM121 domain-containing protein, putative; this encodes MINKILNGWRISFLLNLVIFLVQQLGLYYILFEYNKLILLLCLFDIYIFIHFFFNNSQSFSAVKGGKCWVLYVYSISIKVIFMYFFAFNDNFFLADMTKDYYNKCVIFLLLNLSTLIYTALSVKSYKQLYEDDITISNEKLFHNDLILHVVIDLFDMFELLFTLVKMSYIIKNTNFWIKIMGGVLISFSLYLNAYSFPIISIVPEKNNKNLDLGDIYFCKKHAAMIGIILVDIPFMILRFYFLAFFFSNIHFQPLLIKNICFIPIKCKAIKNCNFIFEQLKKNIHHSNKHTKNKYINSQQTCTYDSYLKNGRQKKKSSLIYNTNNFVSLTVAFRNSVDIRSIASIRNEINNNRALKNKTGEKQMGKMGKMGKMGKMGKMGKMGKMGKMGKMGKMGKMGKMGKMDKMGKMDKMGKMDKMGKMDKMGDSQMGKMEGNQMGKMGDNHTCDNHTSDSHTCDSHTCDSHTCDNHTSDNNTCNNHTSDNNTCNNHTCDNHTCDNHTSDNNTCNNHTCNNHTCNNHTCNNHTCNNHTCNNHTCNNHTSDNNTCNNHTCDNNTCNNHTLGNPHFYNPHFYNNTLDMPNNKKETHNNFSHNDTQENNIMKNKDGLYLNTKSYDNNLFGASNKLTSHHENIKKIIELNTTKLVEERNNSLLDINEYNNNSNDLNEYFDNLIENNILSYRKMNIKKNKIGTKFIMNKLMYTNVSNNERYRYYLDDNLKVSYINQLRLMIPYITYCLGKIAMSIVFYIFYIKFDISYLKLILTDYKMYFKLFEHKNIIFIVSFSIILGNTIISFFSFIFLSSFFEVVLSTLFIFIKCISEFLFLLLLVYNEVFEIFLRNIKQPDKYAPYFFLTFAVIPSFKIIRNIYFFLCALSGRQFIAYIIRPFIKDKNISKLPNFFNIKEYNNNNNNNNNNNAHNNNAHNNNNAHNNNISHNMNYINEDYYLFNNNDMYTKNTVKGDYKGFISIASLLIYINTKYMHGLASLSTLMLGNNFIKNLRLNYNLRNNHILLIFINFFTRLSLLLFIYVHYKTSDKLYEYVEYFYYLVTFIFIVDFIFKWIYMFISHNLRLCAAYHLELKSMYEDIYYHSQIKKESSKIYLKQLYTKYQTNNFYYYNIPLFSEFI